The window CAGGCCGGCGTGACCACTCCCCCGGCGACCATCGCCGACCTCGAGGCGGCCGACGAGAAGCTGAAGGCGGCGGGCATCGATCCCATCGCCGTCGGCGCCAAGGACGCCTGGCCCGCCGCGCACTGGTACTACAACTTCGCGCTGCGCGCCTGCTCGAAGGACGTGCTCGACACGGCCGCCGAGAGCCGCAAGTTCGACGACCCGTGCTGGCTGAAGGCCGGTGAGGACCTGCAGGCCTTCATCGACACCGCTCCCTTCAACGACGGCTTCCTGACCACCGCCGCCCAGCAGGGCGCCGGATCGTCCGCCGGCCTGCTCGCCAACAAGCAGGCGAGCATGGAGCTGATGGGCGCCTGGGACCCCGGAGTGATCACCTCGCTCACCCCCGACGAGAAGCCGCTGGCCGACCTGAAGTGGTTCCCGTTCCCCGAGGTCGAGGGCGGCGACGGTGAGCCCGGCGCGATGATGGGCGGCGTCGACGGATTCTCCTGCTGGGTGAACGCCCCGAAGGAGTGCGTCGACTTCCTGAACTTCATGGTCGAGCAGTCGAACCAGGAGGCCTACGCCGACGCGTTCCAGACGCTGCCCGCCTCGCAGGACGCCCAGAGCGTCGTCACCGACCCGGCTCTGAAGGACGTTCTCGCCTCATACAACGATGCTCCCTACGTGGTCGTCTGGCTCGACACCCTCTACGGGCAGAACGTCGGCAACGCGCTGAACGTCGCCGTCGTGGACATGTTCGCCGGCAAGGGCGATGCGGAGAGCATCGTCAGCGCCGTGAACGACGCCGCGGCGAAGTCCTGAGGCGGGCGCCGTGGCTACCGTGACCGCACCCCCGCTGACGCCGACACCGACGCCGACGCAGGCGCCGTCGACGGGAGCCACGGCGCGCCGTCGCCGCTGGGCGACCCGGGGTGAACTGGCCCTGCTCCTCGGGCCCGCCCTGATCGTCTTCTGCGGCTTCGTCATCCTGCCGGTGGCGATGGCGGCGTACTACGGATTCTTCAGCTGGTCGGGCTACGGCCCGGCGGTCGACTTCGTCGGGATCCGCAACTACGTCACCATCCTGACCGATCCCGACTTCCACGAGGCGCTCGGGCACAACGTCTTCATCGTCGTGATGTCGCTCGTGCTGCAGGGCCCGATCGCCCTGGGGCTCGCGCTCCTCCTGAACCGGAAGCTCCGCTTCCAGTCGGTCATCCGGGTGCTGATCTTCGTGCCCTACGTCATCTCCGAGGTCGTGGTCGGGCTCGGCTGGGGTCTCATGCTCCAGTCGAGCGGGGCGGTGAACGGCCTGCTCGACAAGGTCGGGCTCGGTGCCTTCGCCTCGGACTGGATCTCGGAGCCCGGCCGGGCCATCTGGACCCTGCTCGTCATCATCACCTGGAAGTACATCGGCTTCGCCGTCATCCTCTTCCTCGCGGGGCTCCAGGGCATCCCCGAGGAGCTCTCCGAGGCGGCGGCGATCGACGGGGCCTCGTTCTGGCAGATCCAGCGGCACATCGTGCTGCCGCTGCTCGGCCCGACCGTGCGCATCTGGGCGTTCCTGTCGATCATCGGCTCGCTCCAGCTGTTCGACCTGGTCTGGATCATCTGGGGCCAGTACGTCGCCTCCACCGCCGGCACCTCGACGATGGCCACCTACATGGTCGCCAACGGCCGCAACGCCGGCAGCTACGGCTACGGCAGCGCCGTCGCCGTCGTGATGTTCCTCATCTCCCTCGCCGTGGCGCTCGTCTACCAGCGCTTCGTGCTGCGCCGCGACACCGCGGGCGCCCTCACCGGAAGCAGCAAATGATGGCAACCCCCACCCTGCAGAAGCCGGTGACGGAGTCGGCGACGACCCGGCGCGCGCCGGCCGCATCCGCCGCCCCCGTCGGCAGCGGCCGCCGTTCGAGCAGCCTCGCGATCTACTTCGTCGCCCTCGTGCTGATCGGCCTGATGCTGGCGCCGGTCGCCTACATCATCCTCGGCGGCTTCCGCTCGAACTCCGAGATCACGCTCGACCCCTCTGGCCTGCCGGGCGAGTGGAACTGGGCCAACTACGGCGACGTGCTCGCCAGCGGCGTGTTCTGGGGACAGGTGGCGAACTCGACCATCGCGGCCGTCGCCACCACCCTGTTCGTCGTCGTGCTCGGGCTGATGGCGGCGTTCGCCCTCTCGCGCTACGCCTTCCGGGGCCGCGGGGCGGTCTACGCCCTGTTCACCGCTGGGCTGATGTTCCCGATGACCGTCGCGATCACGCCGCTCTACATCCTGGTGCGCGACCTCGGCCTGATGAACTCGCTCGCGGGCGTGATCGTGCCGCAGATCGCGTTCGGCCTGCCGGTGACGATCATCGTGCTCGTGCCCTTCCTCTCGGCCATCCCGAAGGAGCTGCAGGAGGCGGCGTCGATCGACGGCTGCAGCCGGCTCGGCTTCTTCTGGCGGATGGTGCTGCCGCTCTCGGTGCCCGGCGTGATCACCGTCGGGATCCTCGCCTTCGTGGCCAGCTGGAACTCGTACATGCTGCCGCTGTTCATCCTGAACAACGACGCCGCGTTCACGCTGCCGCTCGGCACGCAGGCCTTCGCCTCGCAGTACTCGGTCGACACGGCGAAGGTGCTCGCCTTCACCTCGCTGTCGATGATCCCCGCCCTGATCTTCTTCAGCCTCTTCGAGCGGCGCATCGTGGGCGGTCTCACGGGCGCCGTCAAGGGCTGACCCCCCACTCTCTCGACCTGAAAGCGAACCCCGTCGTGACCACTCCCCTCCCCGCCTCCGACCGTGTGCACGGGCTGCTCGCCCAGATGACGCTCGAGGAGAAACTCGCCCAGCTCGTGGGCTTCTGGGTCGACCAGAGCGACGACGCCGTCGCCCCGATGGCCGGAGACATGAACGCCGGCGGCCTCTACCGCGACGCCGTCGAGCACGGCATCGGCCACCTCACGCGGGTGTACGGCACCCGCCCGATCGACCCCGTCGAACGCGCGGAATGGCTCTGGGCCGAGCAGCGGCGGCTGATCTCGGAGACCCGGCTGGGCATCCCGGCCCTCGTGCACGAGGAGTGCCTGACCGGTCTCGCCGCGTGGAAGGCGGCCACCTTCCCGACGCCGCTGGCCTGGGGCGCCGCGTTCGACCCCGAGCTGGTCGAGCAGGTCGGGGCGGCGATCGGGCGCTCGATGCGCGAGGTCGGCGTGCACCAGGGGCTCGCCCCGGTGCTCGACGTCATCCGCGACCCGCGCTGGGGCCGGGTCGACGAGTGCATCGCCGAGGACCCGTACGTCGTCGGAACCATCGGCACCGCCTACGTGCGGGGCCTCCAGGACGCCGGCGTGCACGCGACGCTTAAGCACTTCGCCGCGTACTCGGCCTCGCAGGCCGGCCGCAACCACGCACCGGTGCACGTCGGGGCCCGCGAGCTCGCCGACGTCTTCCTGCCGCCGTTCGAGATGGCGATCCGCGAGGGCGGCGCCCGCTCGGTGATGAACTCCTACAGCGAGATCGACGGCGTGCCGGTCGGCGCGAACGCCGCCCTGCTCACCGGGCTGCTCCGCGACGGGTGGGGCTTCGACGGCACCGTCGTGTCCGACTACTTCTCGGTCGCCTTCCTCGAGACCATGCACGCCGTCGCCGCCGACCGCGGCGAGGCGGCCCGGCTCGCCCTCGAGGCCGGCATCGACGTCGAGCTGCCGAGCGGCGACGCCTACCTCGCGCCGCTGGCCGAGGAGGTGCGCGCGGGCCGCGTGCCCGAGAGCCTGATCGACCGCTCGGTGCTGCGCGTGCTGGGCGAGAAGGAGGAGCTCGGGCTCCTCGACGAGACCTTCGAGTCGGCTCCCACCGCCATCGACCTCGACGATGCCGAGCACCGGATGCTCGCCCGGCAGCTCGCCGCCGAATCCGTCGTGCTGCTGACGAACGACGGCGTGCTCCCGCTCGCGGATCCCTCCCACGGCGCTCAGTCCTCCCGGATCGCGGTGATCGGGCCGAACGCCGACTCCGCCGAGGCGCTGATGGGCTGCTACTCCTTCGTCAACCACGTGCTGGCGCACCACCCCGGGACGCCGATGGGCATCGAGATCCCGACCGTGCGCGCGGCCCTCGCGGCGGCGCTCTCGGGCACCGTGACCTTCGAGCCCGGCTGTGACGTCGAGGGAGACGACCGCTCGGGCATCGCCGCGGCGGTCGAGAGCGCCCTGGCGGCGGAGGTGGCGGTCGTCGTCGTCGGCGACCGGGCCGGCCTGTTCGGCCGCGGCACCGTGGGCGAGGGCAACGACGTCGAGAGCCTCGAGCTCCCCGGGGTGCAGCGGGAGCTCGTGCAGGCGGTCGTCGCGTCGGGCACGCCGGTGGTGATGGTGGTCGTCACCGGCCGGCCCTACGCGATCGACTGGGCGATCTCGGGCGCCGAGCGCCCTGCGGCGGTGCTGCAGGCGTTCTTCCCGGGCGAGGAGGGCGGCACGGCTCTCGCGGACGTGATCTCGGGAGCCGTGTCGCCGAGCGGGCACCTGCCCGTCTCGTTGCCGCGCTCGGCCGGGGCGCAGCCGTTCGGCTACCTGCACCCGATCCTCGGCGGGCCGTCCGAGGTGACCAGCGCCGACAGCACCCCCGTGCTGCCGTTCGGGCACGGCCTGAGCTACACCACCTTCGAGCGCTCGGAGCTCACGGCCGACGCCGAGGTGACGGCCGGCGACGCCTTCGGGGCCTCGGTGCGCATCCGGAACACGGGCGAGCGCGCGGCGACCGACCTCGTGCAGCTCTACGCCCGTGACCTCGTGGGCAGCATCACCCGGCCCGTCGCGCAGCTGCTCGGCTACCAGCGGGTTGCGCTGGAGCCGGGCGAGGAGGCCGTCGTGCGCTTTCGGGTTCCGACCACGCGGCTCGCCTTCAGCGGGCTCGACCTCACGCGCATCGTCGAGCCGGGCGCCGTCGAGCTCTGGGTCGGCCCCTCCTGCGCCGAGCGCGAGACCGAGGCGGCGATCGAGATCGTGGGGGCCGTGCATCCGGTGACAGTCGACGACGAGCTGCTCGTGGCCGTCGAGGTCGAGCGGATGCCCGCCCGCGCGGTCGCGCAGGCCTGACCCGCGGGGCGCCAACCTGACGCCGCGGGGTGCCCCCGGGCGACATAATGAGTCGACATCTGTCGTCGTGGACGACGGGACCCGTCTTTTGTGAGCCTGAGAGGCACCCTGTGCGCCGTCGCATCCCGGCCATCATCGCCGCCGCCCTACTCGTCGTGGCAGGCGTGTCGGCCGCCCCACTGAGCGCCGCGGCCGACACCGTGCCGTTCCCGCCGCTCTCGCCCTTTCACAACGTGGTCGGCTCGATCGACACGATCGAGTTCGTGGCAGGCAAGGGCCTGGTGGCCACCGGCTGGGTGATCGACACGAGCGATCCCCGGGCGGTGCAAGGCTTGGAGTACCAGGTCGGCTATCCCGACGGACGCACCGGCTGGGGCGGGGGCTTGGGCGGGAACGGCCTCCCCCGTCCCGACGTCGCCGCGGTCTACCCCGACGCCGGCCCGAACCACGGCTTCCGTACCGAGCTGGGCTACTACGAGGCGATCGGCACCTACAAGTTCTGCGCCGAGGCGTCGTTCGAAGCCTTCGCCTGCAAGACGGTCTCCTTCGAGGGGGAACGGATATCGGGCACGTTCGAGTCCCTCTCCCTGGACCTCGCGCCGACGCCCGCGCAGATCCGAATGCAGGGCTGGACCAGCGACACCTGGCTCGGCCATGGCTCTCCGACAGGTGGTGCGTTCGTGCCCCTGAACTATTCCATCGACTTCGTCCCGCTCTCCGGGCCGGGGTCGACGACGGACTCCGGCGCCTGGCACCACGACCTCTCGAGCGGCGCGTCGTCCGACCGGCCGGACGTGCGTGCCGCGCATCCGTCCACCCCGGGAGTGATGGGGTTCGACGATCATGTCGATATCGACGACGCCGGTCGGTACACCGTCTGCGTGACCCCGCAGCCCTACTTCGCCGATTACCGCAACGCGAGCGTCTCCCCGCTCGGCTGTCGGAGCATCGACGTGCGCACGGTCGAGGGAACAGCCCGCGTTCTGACCGGAACGGCCGAGCCGGGAGGGACGATCACGGCGTCGGCGACGACGTGGACCCCGGCACAAGCGACCGATGCCATCTCGTGGGTCCGTTCCGGCAACGGGACGGCCGGCGTGGAGCTGCCCGAGCTGCGCGGGTCCACGAGCTATCCGGTCTCGACGGCCGACGTCGGGCACTGGGTCAGCCTCTACGAGACGGCGAGCGCTCCGGGTCTGCTCCCGCTCCGGACATGGGCCGGGATCGGGCCGGTCACGCTGCCAGGTGTCGAGACCTCCCGGATCGCCGGAGACGACCGCTACGCGGTCTCGGTGGCGACGAGTCTCGCGCGGTTCCCCGATGCGACGGCCGGCGCTCCCGTCGTGTACGTGGCCTCCGGCCAGTCGTTCCCCGACGCCCTCGCGGCCGGTCCGGCGGCCGCCGAGCAGGGTGGATCGCTGCTCCTGACCACGGGGGCCGACCTGCCTCCTGTCGTCGCCGCCGAGATCACCCGGCTGCACCCCGCCTCGATCGTCGTCGTGGGCGGAGAGGCGTCCGTGTCGGCGTCGGTGCAGAAGGCACTCGCCCGGCTCGCCCCGACCACCCGGATCGGGGGCGCCGACCGCTACGAGACGTCCCGGCTGCTGCTGGCGTCGGCGTTCCCCGACGGTGCCGACCGCGTCTTCGTGGTCACGGGCCGAGGCTACGCGGATGCGCTGCCGGCCGGTGCCGCGGCAGCATCGCTGGGCGCGCCCGTGCTGCTCGTCGACGGGGGCGCGTCATCTGCCGACACAGCGACTCGCGCCGCCCTGGCCTCGGGTGGAACCAGCACGGCGACCGTCGTCGGGGGCGTGAACGCGGTCAGCGCGGGAGTCGCGGCGACGCTCGGTGCGAAGATCTCGGTCGAGCGGATCTCGGGCGCCGATCGTTTCGCGAGCGCCGTAGCGCTGAACCGCTCCGTACACAGCTCGGCCGACACCGTGTACATCGCCACCGGGATGAACTTCCCCGACGGCCTCACGGGCGGGGCGCTCGCCGGCAGCCTCGGGGCGCCGCTCTACCTCAGCCAGTCCGGCTGCCTGTCGAGCGAGGTCATCGACGACATCCTGTCGCTGCACGCGACGTCGGCGGTGCTGCTCGGCGGCCCGGCTGCGATCAGTTACCCGGTCGAGGGGCTGTACGCCTGCTGATCGGGGGTCAGCGGTGGTGGGAGATCAGCGGGGCTGGGCGGCGAACTCACCCCAGAGGCGGTCGGTGAAGGCGCCGGGCGGGAGGGGCGGTGAGCCCGATGCGTCCGGCGGGGGCGGGGTCTGTGTGGTGGCCGGCGTGTCGGCGAGCTCGGCGAGGTGCTGCAGGAGCGCGCGGGCGACGCGGTCGTTCTCGCGGAAGGCGACCGCGTTCGTGCGGGGGCGGGAGAAGGCGCCGACGAACGGGGAGTTCGTGTAGGGGCCGATGGCGTAGCTGCGGCCCGAGGGTTCGTCGGCCTGCAGCACGCGACGGTCGTCGGGGCGCACGGCGAGGCGACCGGTCGGGGCGCGGTAGGCCGGGTCGTGGGCGACCTCCTCCACCGCGGCTCCGGCGTCGAGGAGAGCGCGCAGCAGCGCGTTGTCGCTGCGGGCCACGCTCGTGTCGGGCAGGCGGGCGTCGACCAGGGCACTGGCGGTCACGACCTCGGCGTGGTTCTCGGAGCTCGCGCGGAACACCCCGCCCTCCTCGTCGGCCTCGACCCGGAGGCCGGCGCCGAGGAACCGCACGACTCCCGCCTCCGAGAGCGCGAGCAGCTCCTCGAGGCGGTGCGCGGGCGGCCCGCTGGCGATGAAGCTGAACCAGCCGAGCCACCAGCCGTTGATGTCCTCCACGCGGGAGCGCGCCGTCCAGGTGGGCGACGAGACGATCTCGGCGAGCGCGAACAGGGAGGTCAGCAGCGCGATGAACAGGCCGAGAGTGGCGCTGTGCTCGGGCAGGGTGCGCAGCCGCAGGTCGCGCTCGATGTACTCGCGTACCCGGTGCTGCAGTGCCTCGGCGCCGTCGGGCCCGTCGTCGCGCACGCCGTCGAGCGGGCGGTCGAGCTGCGGCAGGAAGAGGCGGTCGAGCTCGTCGATCACCGTCCGCTCGATCAGCGCCGTCAACTCGGCGGCGTCGCGCCGCACCCGCTCCTCGTCGGCGGCGTCGGCGAACACCGGGTCGGCGAAGCCGCGACCGCGCGTCCCCCCGACCGGTGCCGTCGCGTCGGTGGCGGTGGCGGTGGCGACGATTGAGGCCCGCGGGTCGAGCGCCTCGAAGCGCGCCGCGAACTCCGGCCAGCCGATCCGCACGCGCTCCGGGTGCCCCGTGACCAGCTCACGGTAGTAGCCCCAGAGCATCTCCTGCGCGATCAGCGGCCAGACGTCGGCCGCGAAGTCGAGCGTGGCGCGCGAGGCCGCGAG of the Herbiconiux flava genome contains:
- a CDS encoding extracellular solute-binding protein → MKRSKILTGCAAIALSALALSGCAPSSGDSADGGTTLTFWHNSTTGDGKKYWEDTAAAFEKANPGVTIEVQSLQNEEMDGKLQTALNSGDAPDVFMARGGGKLADVVKAGQAMDLSDGISADAKAAVGSSLSAFEVDGKNYGMPVSVLPSGIFYSSDLFTQAGVTTPPATIADLEAADEKLKAAGIDPIAVGAKDAWPAAHWYYNFALRACSKDVLDTAAESRKFDDPCWLKAGEDLQAFIDTAPFNDGFLTTAAQQGAGSSAGLLANKQASMELMGAWDPGVITSLTPDEKPLADLKWFPFPEVEGGDGEPGAMMGGVDGFSCWVNAPKECVDFLNFMVEQSNQEAYADAFQTLPASQDAQSVVTDPALKDVLASYNDAPYVVVWLDTLYGQNVGNALNVAVVDMFAGKGDAESIVSAVNDAAAKS
- a CDS encoding carbohydrate ABC transporter permease, yielding MTPTPTPTQAPSTGATARRRRWATRGELALLLGPALIVFCGFVILPVAMAAYYGFFSWSGYGPAVDFVGIRNYVTILTDPDFHEALGHNVFIVVMSLVLQGPIALGLALLLNRKLRFQSVIRVLIFVPYVISEVVVGLGWGLMLQSSGAVNGLLDKVGLGAFASDWISEPGRAIWTLLVIITWKYIGFAVILFLAGLQGIPEELSEAAAIDGASFWQIQRHIVLPLLGPTVRIWAFLSIIGSLQLFDLVWIIWGQYVASTAGTSTMATYMVANGRNAGSYGYGSAVAVVMFLISLAVALVYQRFVLRRDTAGALTGSSK
- a CDS encoding carbohydrate ABC transporter permease: MMATPTLQKPVTESATTRRAPAASAAPVGSGRRSSSLAIYFVALVLIGLMLAPVAYIILGGFRSNSEITLDPSGLPGEWNWANYGDVLASGVFWGQVANSTIAAVATTLFVVVLGLMAAFALSRYAFRGRGAVYALFTAGLMFPMTVAITPLYILVRDLGLMNSLAGVIVPQIAFGLPVTIIVLVPFLSAIPKELQEAASIDGCSRLGFFWRMVLPLSVPGVITVGILAFVASWNSYMLPLFILNNDAAFTLPLGTQAFASQYSVDTAKVLAFTSLSMIPALIFFSLFERRIVGGLTGAVKG
- a CDS encoding beta-glucosidase, which translates into the protein MTTPLPASDRVHGLLAQMTLEEKLAQLVGFWVDQSDDAVAPMAGDMNAGGLYRDAVEHGIGHLTRVYGTRPIDPVERAEWLWAEQRRLISETRLGIPALVHEECLTGLAAWKAATFPTPLAWGAAFDPELVEQVGAAIGRSMREVGVHQGLAPVLDVIRDPRWGRVDECIAEDPYVVGTIGTAYVRGLQDAGVHATLKHFAAYSASQAGRNHAPVHVGARELADVFLPPFEMAIREGGARSVMNSYSEIDGVPVGANAALLTGLLRDGWGFDGTVVSDYFSVAFLETMHAVAADRGEAARLALEAGIDVELPSGDAYLAPLAEEVRAGRVPESLIDRSVLRVLGEKEELGLLDETFESAPTAIDLDDAEHRMLARQLAAESVVLLTNDGVLPLADPSHGAQSSRIAVIGPNADSAEALMGCYSFVNHVLAHHPGTPMGIEIPTVRAALAAALSGTVTFEPGCDVEGDDRSGIAAAVESALAAEVAVVVVGDRAGLFGRGTVGEGNDVESLELPGVQRELVQAVVASGTPVVMVVVTGRPYAIDWAISGAERPAAVLQAFFPGEEGGTALADVISGAVSPSGHLPVSLPRSAGAQPFGYLHPILGGPSEVTSADSTPVLPFGHGLSYTTFERSELTADAEVTAGDAFGASVRIRNTGERAATDLVQLYARDLVGSITRPVAQLLGYQRVALEPGEEAVVRFRVPTTRLAFSGLDLTRIVEPGAVELWVGPSCAERETEAAIEIVGAVHPVTVDDELLVAVEVERMPARAVAQA
- a CDS encoding cell wall-binding repeat-containing protein, which codes for MRRRIPAIIAAALLVVAGVSAAPLSAAADTVPFPPLSPFHNVVGSIDTIEFVAGKGLVATGWVIDTSDPRAVQGLEYQVGYPDGRTGWGGGLGGNGLPRPDVAAVYPDAGPNHGFRTELGYYEAIGTYKFCAEASFEAFACKTVSFEGERISGTFESLSLDLAPTPAQIRMQGWTSDTWLGHGSPTGGAFVPLNYSIDFVPLSGPGSTTDSGAWHHDLSSGASSDRPDVRAAHPSTPGVMGFDDHVDIDDAGRYTVCVTPQPYFADYRNASVSPLGCRSIDVRTVEGTARVLTGTAEPGGTITASATTWTPAQATDAISWVRSGNGTAGVELPELRGSTSYPVSTADVGHWVSLYETASAPGLLPLRTWAGIGPVTLPGVETSRIAGDDRYAVSVATSLARFPDATAGAPVVYVASGQSFPDALAAGPAAAEQGGSLLLTTGADLPPVVAAEITRLHPASIVVVGGEASVSASVQKALARLAPTTRIGGADRYETSRLLLASAFPDGADRVFVVTGRGYADALPAGAAAASLGAPVLLVDGGASSADTATRAALASGGTSTATVVGGVNAVSAGVAATLGAKISVERISGADRFASAVALNRSVHSSADTVYIATGMNFPDGLTGGALAGSLGAPLYLSQSGCLSSEVIDDILSLHATSAVLLGGPAAISYPVEGLYAC
- a CDS encoding FAD/NAD(P)-binding protein, coding for MSARIPAPSRPAAPVSLAVVGAGPRGVGVLERLAANLDELWGPDRRTRDGGPSLVVHLIDPHPAGPGRIWRHDQSPLLKLNSMAADVTMFTDETSTIDGPVRPGPSLIEWAERVRGGSIRVPEDRLDDALRAELRHLGPASFPTRRLQSLYLRWFYEEALDALGPGVQVREHRSRASAVTELPDGRRRVGLERGRALTVDLVLYSLGHTGADPQPEHARLIDFARRRELYYLPPAFTADADTRAIVPGQRVIVRGFGLAAVDLIVLLTEGRGGRFTTDAGRLRYEPSGREPRILIGSRRGVPYHSKIGSTLAGEAPAGRFFTPAIAAGLAASRATLDFAADVWPLIAQEMLWGYYRELVTGHPERVRIGWPEFAARFEALDPRASIVATATATDATAPVGGTRGRGFADPVFADAADEERVRRDAAELTALIERTVIDELDRLFLPQLDRPLDGVRDDGPDGAEALQHRVREYIERDLRLRTLPEHSATLGLFIALLTSLFALAEIVSSPTWTARSRVEDINGWWLGWFSFIASGPPAHRLEELLALSEAGVVRFLGAGLRVEADEEGGVFRASSENHAEVVTASALVDARLPDTSVARSDNALLRALLDAGAAVEEVAHDPAYRAPTGRLAVRPDDRRVLQADEPSGRSYAIGPYTNSPFVGAFSRPRTNAVAFRENDRVARALLQHLAELADTPATTQTPPPPDASGSPPLPPGAFTDRLWGEFAAQPR